The following proteins are co-located in the Lichenicola cladoniae genome:
- a CDS encoding amino acid ABC transporter permease — MLRGAETTIWLVIAILAIATPMSVLVAILMRSRFAVVRGATTIVGAFVRGIPPLLLLFTAYFVLPVAGIVLSPVQAAIAGLSLYIVFYFAECIRSGLAAIPAGQHDAVRALGLPRLRAARRVLLPQLLPVALPPFIGYATEVVKGSALASAISVAELTGNGYQMIMATGRTLPVLVVMGLLYAALDGCLLAVQALVTRRLKRATA, encoded by the coding sequence ATGCTGCGCGGCGCAGAAACGACGATCTGGCTGGTTATCGCGATCCTTGCGATCGCCACGCCGATGTCCGTGCTCGTGGCCATCCTGATGCGCAGCCGGTTCGCCGTGGTTCGCGGGGCGACCACGATTGTCGGCGCGTTTGTTCGTGGCATCCCGCCGCTTCTGTTGCTGTTCACGGCCTATTTCGTGCTGCCCGTGGCCGGAATCGTGCTCAGCCCGGTGCAGGCCGCCATCGCCGGGCTGTCGCTCTACATCGTCTTCTACTTCGCCGAATGCATTCGTTCCGGCCTCGCCGCCATTCCTGCCGGCCAGCATGACGCGGTGCGCGCCCTGGGGCTGCCGCGGCTGCGCGCCGCACGCCGCGTGCTGCTGCCGCAGCTGCTCCCGGTCGCGCTGCCGCCGTTCATCGGCTACGCGACCGAAGTCGTCAAAGGCTCTGCGCTGGCCTCGGCCATTTCCGTCGCCGAGCTCACCGGCAACGGCTACCAGATGATCATGGCCACCGGACGCACCCTTCCCGTGCTTGTTGTCATGGGCCTGCTCTACGCGGCACTCGACGGATGCCTGCTCGCCGTCCAGGCCCTGGTGACGCGCCGGCTGAAGCGGGCGACCGCATGA
- a CDS encoding substrate-binding periplasmic protein, whose amino-acid sequence MSRARPFALGLAVLVCGIALAAPARAENNGTAPPLGTQTVPLRQASAARLDLPYPWPMHHLVRDGTLTVGITAKDPPLSFSRADGTLDGSRIVLFSRIAHDLGLSVNFVRLDWPAILPGLFANRFDMACEGVEWTPERLAAGGFLLSRPVAMTHLVVLVRGNDRITDWHALAGRKLGGVRGETEFARARKAVPEAIPVSMPGRQEGLMALLNGQVDAFVVDLPTARSLKAQASDPSSFRVLDPGVSSAPQGVCVNAREADLLQAVDILLTQYRTDGTLAQINARFSNADDLNDLSAVGY is encoded by the coding sequence TTGAGCCGCGCGCGCCCCTTCGCCCTCGGTCTCGCCGTCCTGGTGTGCGGCATCGCGCTGGCTGCGCCCGCACGAGCAGAGAACAATGGGACGGCGCCGCCGCTAGGCACCCAGACTGTGCCGTTACGCCAGGCTTCCGCGGCCCGTCTCGATCTGCCGTACCCCTGGCCGATGCATCATCTCGTGCGCGACGGAACCTTGACCGTCGGCATCACCGCCAAGGATCCGCCGCTCTCGTTCAGCCGCGCCGACGGCACGCTGGACGGCTCGCGGATCGTGCTGTTCAGCAGGATCGCGCACGATCTGGGCCTGTCGGTGAACTTCGTGCGCCTGGACTGGCCAGCCATCCTGCCTGGCCTGTTCGCGAACCGCTTTGACATGGCCTGCGAAGGGGTAGAGTGGACGCCCGAGCGGCTTGCCGCCGGCGGCTTCCTGTTGTCGCGCCCGGTGGCGATGACGCATCTGGTGGTGCTTGTACGGGGCAACGACCGGATCACGGACTGGCACGCGCTGGCCGGCCGCAAGCTCGGCGGCGTGCGCGGCGAAACCGAATTCGCGCGCGCCCGCAAGGCGGTGCCCGAGGCCATTCCCGTGTCGATGCCGGGACGGCAGGAAGGGCTGATGGCGCTGCTCAACGGGCAGGTCGACGCGTTCGTGGTCGATCTGCCGACCGCCCGCTCGCTCAAGGCGCAGGCGAGCGATCCGTCCTCGTTCCGTGTGCTCGACCCCGGGGTATCGTCGGCGCCGCAGGGCGTGTGCGTCAACGCGCGCGAAGCCGACCTCCTGCAGGCAGTCGATATCCTACTGACGCAATACCGGACCGACGGCACATTGGCGCAGATCAACGCGCGCTTCAGCAACGCGGACGATCTGAACGATCTTTCCGCCGTCGGCTACTAG